Within Quercus lobata isolate SW786 chromosome 5, ValleyOak3.0 Primary Assembly, whole genome shotgun sequence, the genomic segment GGTCCCCAAGCTTCATAACCTTTATTAAGTGCATCCGAAAATCCAGCAACAACACCAACCAAGTTGATTATGATCAATGTTGTTGGAGGGATCAGAACTGTTGTCCACTTGACAATGTAGAGCTCACCAAACTCTCCATCATCAGCTGCCTTTGAAGTGACAGTGAAGTTAGTGTCAACTCCAGCTAACATCTTCAGGAAACCTTGGAAGACAGCAAAGAGATGGGCTGAAACACCTCCAATCACCCAGAACTGCTCATTACGCCACCAGTCTTCTATGCTGATACCACTCCACCGTAGCTCGAGCACACTGGTCACGATGATGGACATGAAAAGGCCAAGAAACAGGGTGCTTGCTAGGTTGGAAAGCTGatccaaaataaaatgtattatgTGAAGTAAGTTCTATGAGTAAATGGTTTCAAACCATAATCATGAGAAATAAAAATGTAGCCAGgttaaatttttaatcaaatgTCAAAGTTAATAACATTACTTCAGTGGTCACTGATTTTGAATATTGACAAAGCTCTTTTTTAGGAAGTTAAGAAGAGCACCCTATAGTCATACAAGGCCTAGTAAAATAGTAAACTGATgcatttttcatacttgtttcAAATGTATAAATTGCATccaactttttctttatttctatgTTGGCCAATGTTATTATGTAACGATCTAACAAAGCCACCCCCTGACATGGttttaaataatgaatttacGTTGCAAATAATTATCTAACTATTTCAAATTCTTCAATAACTTTTGATAACTACTGAAGATAAAGAACACACTATCTGTAAATTTTCAACAGGAAGTACAAGAAATTACCGTTGGTATGATGAATTTTCCAGTGAGAAGGCAAACTGCAGGAATTGTGCAATAGGCAATGAGAGGGAGGGATGTAAATGGATAAACAATGGTGTTTGTATACGCTAGTCTTTGAAGCCATTTGAGGCGGCCTCCTGCAAACCCATACCATAGGGGACAATGTCTGCTAAGGAAAATCTCCACAGACCCAAGTGCCCACCGGAGAACTTGATGCAATCGATCAGACAGATTGATAGGGGCTGAACCTTTGAATGCAGGCCTTACAGGCATGCAGTAAATTGATCTCCATCCTCGGCAATGCATCTTGAAACCAGTTAAAATATCCTCAGTGACTGAGCCATATATCCAACCAATCTGGGAAGTCAGaataaaaattgtgaattgGTGAGAAGGTAAGATCTAGTAATGCAACACAGCTTATAGCCAAAAGATAATAACAGATGGACAACAAAGAAGGAAAGGAAACTTTCCCCAGCAGAAGGCCACACCCAAGCCAGCTGTAATTAAAACTGAaatcggaactaaaattttatctattaaTTTTGTAAAGATTGTAATGAATTCACATTCTGGAATAATAGCAATAATAGCACATGATTTTCAAATGAGaacaagaataaaataaaaaagtccaCCTCTTTTCCCCATGCGGTCTTTTCTTCATAACCACAGCCGATGACATGAATTGCTTCATTAATCAATGCTGCTGGGTTGACAGATTCAGGAACTCCACCATTTTCCATTAGTGTAGACTCAATAAATACAGAAGACAAGCCAAAAGTTTTCTCAAAGCTCATCTGGGAGATCAGCATTGACCTTTCATGCTCATCATAATCTGcccaaagaaaaccaaaaatatattaattattgaaaacCCCGTAAATTATTTGCCTAAATCCAATGGCCTCAATAACTAGACTTACTATCAATCTCCCTGAGGTTAAAGATTGCAGCATCTAGCTCTTCCCGTTTTGCATCTCGGTAAACGTCTGAGGGATCTTTAGGAGTCTTCTTGGAGGGGCAGCAACAAGAGCAGCAGCCACACCATGAGCAGGATGAGGAGGAAGACTTAGGTAAGCTGGGCATAGAACTCGGCCCATAGCCATAAAGTGCTTGCCTATTGAAAACACAACCTGTTCCCACATAAACTGGTCCTTGAAGGCCATCTAATCCTTTCATGTTAACCTGAAATTGAAATGAAGAGATTCTCAAAACTCAGAGGGCTCCAACTTCTATAATTATGCAGGGACCAATATCAGCATTGTGGCATTAGCTCGTTTCCTTCAAataattctatttcatttttaaaaaatgacatgttAAAAAGGCAATTGGTACATTTCATCTATTTCTATACATCAACTGAAGACAGACATTGTGAGTTGGACTTCAACACAActcaattatttctttttatagttTGACCTAATTACCAAAACTCCCAAGCATATTAATAAgctaaatttgataaaaacttTTGTGACAGATGAATTTCTGATAtacttgaaaaagaaataatatttttatttcttcaaaatataagtcattataaggaaaatattaaaacaaatgGAGTGGATATGCTAGCTTTAGACTTACATCAAAGAAAACCGTGTTTCGGTTGGCATATCTGTCACTGCGATCAATGCCATCAAACCTCTGAGGGAACTGCACGTAGCATAAATCTCGACCAACTTGTGGATCCATCAAGAAACACATTGCCTCACGAACTGCCTTGCTATTATTAACATAATGATCACAGTCAAGATTGAGGATGTAGGGAGCATTTGTAAGAACTGCAGATACTCTCACCTGTACAAATCCAACCATTCAAATAAATTGTAATGTTTGAGTTCCTATGCAAATCATTAATTTTGAGAAAGGATGTGAACATACCAGAGCATTTTCAGCACCAGCTTTCTTGTGGTGCTGGTAGCCTGGTCTCTTTTCTCTGGATACATAGACCAGTCGAGGAAGTTCAAGTCCCTCTATATCATGGGCACCAGTATGTCCAAGGAAAACCTGAAGTGGGTGGAAAAATGCCATATGTgaaaattattacattttcaAATTATGAGGCAGCAgttgaaaacattttctaataAGAGATGTAAGAACTGATGTGGATTGATAGTTGATAAAACTTGAAGTACTTTGacacagaaaagaagaaaaaatatccCTCAGAAATTATCTTtgaataataatagttttaaataaaaaaatccatagACAACTTATACGTAATCGCCTTAAGTTTCAAAATCTACAGCTTAAGGATTGGTTAAGTCCTAGTTTCTTTCTAGATACTAGATGATTCTGAAATGTAAGATATTTAAAAGCTAGATATTGCAAAATTAACTAAAATCATAAACCACAAAATTGTCtataagatagatttacctGAATCATTCCCGGGTGGTCACGGGTGTTATTCCCTGGCCAAGATGTTCCATCTTGCATTGTCCAGCCTTCTTCCGGTGTTTTCTGAGCCTTTGCTACTAAACCATTAATTCGCACTTTAAACTCTTCATAATCTCTCTGTAAGaagataaaatccaaaatttgagaTGGTTGCTTTTAGATACCATTATTACAACTTAAGAATCCATTAAAATATCAAAGTGGAATGAGCAATTGACAAGTTGTAGCCAGATAGATTTTCAGTTGCTTACCTTCATTGCTCTACGTTCCTTGACAAAAGAAGGTTGCACTTTATCCTTCAAATAGTCAATCTTCTGTGCAAAGTAAAACTCAGGTGCACGTGGttcaattgcaaattttttgcAGAACGGTACCCACTTCCTTGCAAATTCAGATGTTTCAACAAGAGATTCAAATGTAAGCATGGCAGCTCCATCATCTGACAAATAGCAGGAGACTTTATCCACAGGGTAGTCCACAGCAAGGATGGAAAGCACGGTATTGGCAGTGATCAACGGTGGTTCTTTCAAAGGGTCAACTGTACTCACAAAGAAATCCACAGCAGCAAGCTGGGAGGGTTCACCCTCTCTTTCAAACCTGACATAGTAGTGAGTTTAAGTATCCCATATATGCATTCAAAAATAGCTTTCATAATtatgttttaagtttttcaataaAGTAGATCCATTACTATATGCTACTTAGTGAATGCTAATTCTCTTCATTTGTAACCTTACGTTAAATTACTTGCAGATTCAGCCTCAGCTTACTAAGCTTGACATGTAATTCATAGGTGACATGAGACCATGATTCAGGGccaatatataataatatagttAAAGGAGACATGAGATCAAGATTAAGAATATTAGTTGAGAATGCTTGACCAGGTTTAATGCTAAAATGTCAAGTTAAATGAGAGAAGTATGAGTTTCACAGAGGATCTGATACTATTGAacactttcaaataaaaaaccttGTGGCACTACTAAAACTTTCAAACAATTACAACTATCATCTTTGACATCTACAGTCATCCACATAAGAGTGATGTATGTACCTTGCAGACAGCCTGTCGATAAATGTCTCCCTATTGATTGGAGACCATTTAGGGAACTGATCCAATACCCAAGAAAAAGCAAACCATATCTCACATATGACAGAAGTGAGCCACAGACCAAAAGCACTATCAACAGGATGTGTTATTCGGTAATGGAAGAAGAGTGACAAAATTATCAATCGCATGATTATAACAGCTCTATATGGTGTGAGCTTGGTGGATGGAATCGGAATAATAGCTGAAAGTGGTTGTGCAGCATCTGCGGACCTGAAAAAGCAATGGAAATATCTGattaatatatttagttttgtAGAACAAAGCAAAAATTGATATATCAATGGGGAATGGTCAAAGACAGAGACTAAAAAATGCAATGAATTTGCTCTGTTCCCCTTCAGAATATCATACAGCAGAAAGCGccactatgattttttttcacaccttcattaaaaaatatatatatatatatatatatttatatgatgcTTAAGAAAAAGATAGGAAGTTGAATCTTATTGCAAATATTTTGTGTACTGATCCATTTTATTGCAATTAAGGGTTTCTAGCAGAGAAAAATCATTGCCAGTTTGGTGAGAACAAAATAGAAACCacatgaggaaaaaaatttaactaaacaaattaattcaTCAAGTGCTTAATAAACAAGTAGTTCCTTTTCATCCATGGCTTAACGTACAAAGGATTTGATAGCTTGACCACAAAGAAAAAACCATAGCCATAAGGAAAAAGCTTTAAGCCATGCATGATTTAAGtagtattttacaaaaaaatttaaaaaacttgtCCCTCTAgttatccttttttatttatgtctTAAACCATCCTATCTTCTACATTTCTTATCCACTGACTCTTTGGAAATTCATCTTTCTTGTCACTTACAGTTTATCTTCCATCTGCTGCTCAGATGGAACTCGACCATCCTTTTCAGCCTTAATTTCAGCCTTACTAgcagtctttttctttttgttcttcttaTCCTTCCAACTCTCCACTCTATTCTTCCAGATTGGATTCCCAGATTCATCATTTAGTTCTTCAAGAAAACACCAAGTAATGTAAATACCAAATCTATTACAATTGAATAGAAAGATCAACACAACACAAGAAATTAATATTACTTACCACTATCCACTGTGGATACACTACTGACATGTCTAGCATGAAGTCCACCTTCCTGTACAAACCAAGATGAATGATACCAAGCTTTCAACATCACAACTTTCGTGAAATGTATTTAAAGGTTGAATGTTTAATCAACATAGCTAGGAAAAGGGTTTTCATTGCACTTCCTCAAAATTGTGTGTCATACTACTACTTCCACCTAGAGTTATATTTCATATGTATGAAACAGAATTTACAACAGCAATTACCTGAGGATCACTGAGGTGAGCTGCCATAGTGGATCGATTGCCTGAAACCTTCACTTCAGCATCATCCAGTGAGTTCTCTAGGGAATTCAAAGACACAATTAACTTAGGATACTAGACAAAGCGATGCACGTTTAATGGAAAAGACACATAGCTACAAAACTAGAACaacccttttttctttctagaagTCATCCCTAATTGtttaattcaatttttctgaagtagagagagaaaatataagaacTTTAATAGGGAGAGAAACAAAGCCATGTGgatgaattttctttcttctcctacATTTCCCCTAGAATTGAAAAGTTAACGAGATTTTCAACAATTATTAACATTACAAATGCAAGAGAAATCAGCAGAACAAAAATATCATACCCCAAATTGTATTGGCTCAATCAATGTCTAAGAAAGTTTTTTAAGTTTGTACAAATGATCATCAGATAATGTTGTCAAATTTATCCTACACATGGCTGACCTCAATAGCAATTACCCACATAATGATATgcaaaaatttaaccaaaaaacatAAACTTGATCAAGAAATTTGAAGTTAGAGATACAATACCATCATATGGAGCACCACAACGCAAGCAAAGTTTGCGGCCCTCCTTAATCTCCAAGTCAACACAGGCCTTGcaaatggagaaattgcattcATGGCAAGCCACAAACAATTCCCCATTGGCATTGATTCCAACTTGCTCACCACAAGAATTGCAAACAGGAACTCCAGACTCCATCATTTTGATATATCACTTCACTTCAGTTCCAGTACTTTTTCCTAAGAGACCCAATGGGttgtttttgattttatatGACTGACCCCCAACAAAAGGTAGGGAATGGTGGTGTGTATGAAGCAATGGCACATGCATTTTTGTAATGGTGAGAAGGGGTTGAAGGTGGTGGTTGAAAGGGTATGGAGGTTGGGGTGTtggtgtcatttttttttttctattctttttcttatttcagCTCTGCAGAGACAGACAGAGAGTGTGGCAACGTCAGTCTGTTTGGTTCAAAGAGAAACGAGTTTGAAATATTGCGGGAAGTGTAAGGAATGGTTTCGGTTGAGAGGGGTACATCTTTAACCAACCAATCTTGCAGACTAGCCTAAGGAAAGACTAACCTGGCACTGCCATGTCAGACCATCTaaatctaaatataaaaaaataaaacacctcgtgccccaaaaaaaaaaaaaaaaaattgtatttaatttcattcttaaaatttcatccaatttttgtctctaaatatatatgaaattaaaatttgacactAATATTTGTTTCATATAagttatatgtaaaaataatttcgAGAAGAAAATGGGAGGCCAGGTCTTGGCCCATATTTATCTTCAagaacaaaattccaaaaagggaagagaagagAATGTGAGGCCCATTTCTATCTTgctacaaatttatttatttatttatgaatctTGCTGCATACACTATGAGTCCATACAGCTTTTGATTTACACCTCTCTCtactatattttaaatataggAATAGTTCAAGCTTTTTATTAACACATTATTGGTCTACCAGGccacaaaatttagaaaaaatcaTTCATTTGTTGTTCTCTCGTTTTTGTTCAAGCGTGTCTAACGAGGGTCTTAATAACTTTTTGCAAGAATTTTGTTTGAGCAAAAATGATTTGGCGTTAgtgaaaatactatttttcGCAACCCACATTCAACTTATTTAATGgattcctattaaaaaaaaaaaaaaaaaacttatttaatgGATTTCTAATCTAACCCAAATacttcaatctctctctctctctctctctctctggtagATACAAGGTCTTAATTAATAGATGgataaaatttaggtacaaaAAATTGGGAATTGTATATTACgtttctcaattaaatttaaacacatagTTGTATTGATTAATAAGGTACAAATAAAATGatcttttttaattacatttaATTTCAATGTAATGATATGTTTGATAATTAAGAATTTCTGAGATGAATGCTAAAGTGATGGgattttctctttaaaacacAAATGATGAGTGAATTTGGCACCAAATGTTCAAGTGATGGGACAGGAATTAAAAGGCAAGTTCTTTTCTGTCATTTCATTCCCTATAGAATTTCAATTAATGGAAGGAAATACCAATCCTCGTCTCACTTTGATATTGTTCAATCAAGGCAATGCTTTTCCACTCAGAGATTTACCAACACTCAGGAAAAGATAACTACATATTTGTTCAAAACTTACTTCAATATGCCACAACAGTCAAGAAACAACTAAACATTGCACCCACCTCAATAATAGGCAATCAAAACCATCATCAAAAACTATGGGAAGCTTCATGTGGTGATATCACAATCTATAGCAATGCAGGTTGGGGCAATGGTTGAGCTGTCAACTTTGTTCACAAAGGGATCTATCTTCACCCAAATAAGAGAGAATACTGAGGCCAACAGCACTGACCAAAGAACAACAATGGTTGGAGTCCGGTTCTGGCGACCCATGAGACCCTTCATGAATGGAAAGAGATGAGAAATAACCCAGAAAGCAAAGAAATTCTTGCCAAAGAGTGGCCCCCATGCTCCAATTCCCTTGTTAAGTGCATCAGAAAATCCAGCAACAATGCCAACAATGTTGATTATGATTAGTGTTGTTGGAGGGATGAGAAGTGTTGTCCACTTGACAATGTAGAGCTCACCAAACTCTATGTCATCAGCTGCCTTTGCAGTGACTGTGAAGTTGGTATCAATTCCACCCATCAGGTTGAGGAATCCTTGGAAGACGGCAAAGAGATGGGATGAAACACCTCCAATCACCCAGAACTGCTCATTTCTCCACCAGTCTTGAATGCTGACACCACTCCACCACATCTCAATCACATTAGTAAGAATGATGGAGATGGTAAGGCCAAGATAAAGGAGGTTTCCGAGGTTGGTCATCTG encodes:
- the LOC115989165 gene encoding cellulose synthase A catalytic subunit 8 [UDP-forming] encodes the protein MMESGVPVCNSCGEQVGINANGELFVACHECNFSICKACVDLEIKEGRKLCLRCGAPYDENSLDDAEVKVSGNRSTMAAHLSDPQEGGLHARHVSSVSTVDSELNDESGNPIWKNRVESWKDKKNKKKKTASKAEIKAEKDGRVPSEQQMEDKLSADAAQPLSAIIPIPSTKLTPYRAVIIMRLIILSLFFHYRITHPVDSAFGLWLTSVICEIWFAFSWVLDQFPKWSPINRETFIDRLSARFEREGEPSQLAAVDFFVSTVDPLKEPPLITANTVLSILAVDYPVDKVSCYLSDDGAAMLTFESLVETSEFARKWVPFCKKFAIEPRAPEFYFAQKIDYLKDKVQPSFVKERRAMKRDYEEFKVRINGLVAKAQKTPEEGWTMQDGTSWPGNNTRDHPGMIQVFLGHTGAHDIEGLELPRLVYVSREKRPGYQHHKKAGAENALVRVSAVLTNAPYILNLDCDHYVNNSKAVREAMCFLMDPQVGRDLCYVQFPQRFDGIDRSDRYANRNTVFFDVNMKGLDGLQGPVYVGTGCVFNRQALYGYGPSSMPSLPKSSSSSCSWCGCCSCCCPSKKTPKDPSDVYRDAKREELDAAIFNLREIDNYDEHERSMLISQMSFEKTFGLSSVFIESTLMENGGVPESVNPAALINEAIHVIGCGYEEKTAWGKEIGWIYGSVTEDILTGFKMHCRGWRSIYCMPVRPAFKGSAPINLSDRLHQVLRWALGSVEIFLSRHCPLWYGFAGGRLKWLQRLAYTNTIVYPFTSLPLIAYCTIPAVCLLTGKFIIPTLSNLASTLFLGLFMSIIVTSVLELRWSGISIEDWWRNEQFWVIGGVSAHLFAVFQGFLKMLAGVDTNFTVTSKAADDGEFGELYIVKWTTVLIPPTTLIIINLVGVVAGFSDALNKGYEAWGPLFGKVFFAFWVILHLYPFLKGLMGRQNRTPTIVVLWSVLLASVFSLVWVRINPFVGKAANSSLSQGCISIDC